The Eulemur rufifrons isolate Redbay chromosome 21, OSU_ERuf_1, whole genome shotgun sequence genomic interval AAATATGTACCCGTAGAATTACCTGCATGGGGGTGTGAGAGCTTATGTCCCTTCGCTGGGAACTGGTCCTGCCGGCATTTGTACCCCAAGCTAACTTCACCTTCCTAGAGccataaatttctctttatgGTTTGTGGTTTGTGTACCCCACGGAGACATTTCCTACGAGACACTCCCACAGTTGACCTCCAAGGAACAGCATGTTCTCTGTAGAGGTGCACGGTCCCTGAACGTGTCCGTCTTGGCGAGTACCCTAGACCTTAAAGACTCAGAGCACACTCGGTCTATTTGTAGATGAAGTGCGCACAGGGACCTACAGGCAGCTCTTCCACCCGGAGCAGCTGATCACCGGGAAGGAAGATGCAGCCAATAATTATGCCAGAGGCCATTACACCATCGGCAAGGAGATCGTCGACCTGGTCCTGGACCGGATCCGCAAGCTGGTAAGAGGAGCGCCCAGAAGGCTTCGTGCCTTATAGATGTTGTCCTAGATGGGAGGGGAGGCCTTGGATTGTGAAGGGGAGGTTGTTCTGGCAAATCTTAGACCAGCTGTGAAGCGTGTGTTGCGAGGCATCCATAGTTCTTTATCGTCTGCCTTTTTGGCTTCCCAGTGTAATGTGTGTTCACTATGGACGATTTGAGTCCCTGTCAACTTGCAGAGGCAGAGAGGTGACTCTGGCTTGTTGGGGGTTGGTGGCGTGGCTTCCGCAGGCATTGGCTGACGTTGTCTGGTTTCTCTCAGGCGGATCTGTGCACGGGCCTGCAGGGCTTCCTCATCTTCCACAGCTTTGGGGGCGGCACCGGCTCTGGGTTCGCATCTCTGCTCATGGAGCGGCTGTCGGTGGACTACGGCAAGAAGTCCAAGCTGGAGTTTGCCATTTACCCAGCCCCCCAGGTTTCCACAGCCGTGGTGGAGCCCTACAACTCCATCCTGACCACCCACACGACCCTGGAACATTCTGACTGTGCCTTCATGGTAGACAACGAAGCAATCTATGACATATGTCGGCGCAACCTGGACATCGAGCGTCCCACGTACACCAACCTCAATCGTCTGATTGGGCAGATCGTGTCCTCCATCACTGCCTCCCTACGATTCGATGGGGCCCTGAACGTGGACTTGACAGAATTCCAGACCAACCTGGTGCCGTACCCCCGCATCCACTTCCCCCTGGCCACCTACGCCCCTGTCATCTCAGCGGAGAAGGCCTACCACGAGCAGCTGTCCGTGGCTGAGATCACCAATGCCTGCTTCGAGCCGGCCAATCAGATGGTCAAGTGTGACCCTCGCCATGGCAAGTACATGGCCTGCTGCATGTTGTACAGGGGGGACGTGGTCCCAAAAGATGTCAATGCGGCCATTGCCACCATCAAGACCAAGCGCACCATCCAGTTTGTGGACTGGTGTCCGACTGGATTTAAGGTAGGAGTGGATGATGTCGAATCCTTGTACCTGTCAGTCAGCAGCAGAATAATGGTGCCCCTGTGGGCCCACGCCCTGTGGGGAAACTGCCTCTGTTtaagtcaccgaggctgcaaggAGAACAAGTTTAGTAATCTGTTAAGTGCCTTATACTTTACCAGTATGTACCCTTATTTCTTACCACCACCCCTTTCAAGTTCATTGGGTAGTATTATCAGTCTCTTACACTTTAGAAGACTAAGGCTGAGACAGCTTTAAGTGTCCAAAACTTACTCAGCAGTAAATGATGGGGAGAGAATTTAAAGATGGTCTGGAGCTGGGTGCCATGGCCTGTGCCTGTCCTCCCAGCtataggctgaggcaggaggatcgcttgaggccaggagctagagatcagcctgggcaacacagcaagacctcataccaaaaaaaaaaaaaaaaaaaaagacagagatggCTTGAATGCAGGTCCTGCTCTCCACTACTCACTTTAGAGATTTGCCAGGTTCTATGCTATCATTTTTGTATGTTAGAAATAATGGTTTTTACACTTCACACAAGCTGACTTATCTCTTGTCACTGAATTTTGGGCAAGGCTAATGTTTCTGTAAGtagaattttaaatgcattatgcagtgttttttattttcttttttttattttttgagacaaaatctcactcCCTCGCTCAGGCTAGGTGCattggtatcatcatagctcacttatGCAGTGTTTTCTTTCGGGACCAAGGTAGGTATCTGCTCTTTCTCCAAACAGCTGAGACCGCTTCCTCAAACACAAAATCACTGATAATTAGGTGGCTCCTTTAGCCATGTTTAATGTTACAGTAAATTGTCTACCAAGAGAAAAGAACCCTGTATTTGGAAGCCAAATAATAGAATGTCAGGCTCTAAGACCTATTGTGATTACCAGGCTAAATGCCTCACATCTGTGTTGGTCAACTTTGTGCCCTCTGGTCTGTTAACAGCCCTTGTCCATAGTCATATTCCACATTAGACAAGGCTATGGACCCCACATTTGTAAGTCCCGACGAGTTTCTAAGATGTTGGGGGGAGTTGCAAGTTCCAGGGTCATTCCTGATTGAAAATCACTTGAGAAAAATCATAGGTGTGTCTTTTTGTTTCCATATGGATGGCCATAGCTTGCCTCTGACCACATACAAGTTTTTGAACttgtctggccctctgtcagccCACTTTACGACATCTTGACACAGATCATCTCTATTTTTCATCTGACCTGGACACAGATCATCTGTATTAAGTTGATAGATATAAAGTGACTCAGAAAAGGGTAAAATCTGTAAGTTTCACCAGCCTGGAAATACTCATTAAATCTTACATAgaaaaggccgggcacggtggctcatgcctgtaatcctagcactttgggaaagcGAGGTGGGAGGTCTGgtttgaagccaggaatttgagaccagcctgagcaagagggagaccccatctctacgaaaaatagaaaaattagctgggcatggtggcacatgcctgtagtcccagctactcaggaggctaaggcggtaggatcacttgagcccaggagtttgaggttgcagtgagatatgatgatgccaccccaccctagcccaggcactagagcgagaccctgtctcaaaacaaaacaaaacatcttaCATATAGGCTTGCAGATCTTACGATGTTACGATGTTATAGGTAGGAAGTGAAACTTTCCATTTTGGTGTCTAATTACCAAACCTCTTGACTTGAGCAGAGTAATTTTTGTTTCAGTTGGTGTGACATTTGGAAGGTGAGGATATCCAAGGTAACCTAAGCTGGCAGGCACTGTGGGAGATGCTGTGCCTTGCCCAGGTTTCCTCTCCTAGCTGGGTCTCTGGCTCTTGTGAGACAGGAGGGAGGCTGGTCTGTGGGAAGGGATAGGAAGTTGCAGCCTCTCCTATCCCCACAGAAGACAGTCCAGCCCCAGATGctctgaattccttttttttttttaagagacagggtctcactctactctattgcctaggctggtgtacagtgacatgatcataggtcactgcagctacatactcctgggctcaagggatccccctgcctcagcctcctgagtggctaggactataggtatataccaccacacccagctaattaaaaaaaaatttttttttctagagataagagcttggtatgttgcccaggctggtttcaaatttctggcctcatgcgatccccctgccttggcttcccaaagtgctgggattataggcgtgagccactgtgcccagcctctaaGTTCCTTTTTGTCGGTCTCActgtgatttgctttttttttttttttttttttttgagacagagtcttgttctgttccCCCAGCTAGactgcaatggcatcatcatggctcattgcagcctcaaactcctgacctcaagtgatcctcccacctcggcctcccagagtgctagaattacaggcatgagccaccatgcccggccaatttacCATATATTCTTTAATAACCATTTGCTTACATATACAGTATCTTCAAGTAATCTTTTTCATGTTGAAAaacatttcagttttttcttataaaaatacttgtatgtggcaaaatattaaaacaattcatAAGGGTAAAAAGCTGAAGTCCTCTTCCCTTCGCCAGAGCTGTTTTTGTCCTTTGAGAGATGTTCTGTACATATTCAAGGTACACTGGCCTCTTGTTACACAGGCAACGTTGGCTGACAGAGGCCAGTAGACATGGACAAAGGATCACCACACACAGGTGGCCACAGAGAACAGGAAGCTGGCAATACTCCCACTTGGCCTGGTCTTAAGGGTTGTGGGAGGGCAGTCCTTGATCGGGGTGTGAACTCCCCTGTACctttctccctgccccttccACCCCCCGGACCCTCAGTGTGTGTGCAGCAGCTGCCAACTGCTATCTGTTCACCAGGACAGGCAAGGGTCACCGCCTCAGCACATCCCAGGTGGTGTAATGATTTAACTGGTTCCCTATGATAGACAGTTGTTTGAaactaaatacataaaaatctttataaatgtAGATTTGTGCTCTTGGGCAGGtaaatctttaaaaagtgaaattatagGGTCATAGGATATTAAATGTTCATAGATAATGCCAAAAAAATATAGTACCAATTTTTACAGGGCATTGTTTGAACTCGGTCCACAGCTCCAATTTTTAATGAGCCACCATTTCTGAGGCCAATATAAACTTAACTTTATGTTCCCTCTTCTGGCAGGTGGGCATTAACTACCAGCCCCCCACTGTGGTCCCGGGGGGAGACCTGGCCAAGGTGCAGCGGGCCGTGTGCATGCTGAGCAACACCACGGCCATCGCCGAGGCCTGGGCCCGCCTGGACCACAAGTTCGATCTCATGTACGCCAAGCGGGCCTTCGTGCACTGGTACGTGGGAGAAGGCATGGAGGAGGGGGAGTTCTCGGAGGCCCGCGAGGACCTGGCCGCTCTGGAGAAGGATTACGAAGAGGTGGGCGTGGATTCCGTGGAAGCCGAGGCCGAGGAAGGGGAAGAATACTGAGGGCGGGACGCGGCAGGCAACCATCCCTTTGTACTCCTTCCCCACCACAACGTTACAAGATAGATTTACCTATTAAAATTTCTGTATTGAGACACCGTCTGTCCCCTGCGCTGTATTTTGACAGAATTCCTCCTCCAGATAAGCTGCCTTTTCCAAGTGGATTTCTAAGGGAGAAAACATGGAGCCGTTTCCTGTCATAAGCATGTCAGTATGTTTCAGTTGCTACACACCTCCCAGAGGGAAGGCTTCAAAACGCCCGGCCGAGGGAATCGGGGAAAAAGGCTCTGATTATGTTAAATTTTGACCTCCTTAGCAGAGCGGCCGTCTTCATCTTCAGCCCCGTGGGAAGTGGACGGGTCAGGGAGGCGGCCACCCCACGCGCTGCACGACCCCAATTCCCCACACTCCACTTCCTTGGGTTTCTTTAGCTTTCCCCCAGCTCTGTCACGTTCCTGTCGCATGTGGCTTCCATGGAACCTGCCCATCGCATGTCCCCCAAGTGTAACAGGGGCCGCCACCAGCCCGCCCTCAAGTCCTCGTCTGTGGTACCCGGGAGCTAGTTTTGGGCCCGGGGTTTTGTCGGTTCTTTAGTGCGAGCGTCCCGGCCCCCGTGTTCTCGGTGCGGTCTCTTCTGTCAGGGGCCATCCCGGGCGGGCTGTCGCCCCCGCGGCTGGCGAGGATCCAGGGGCAATGCCGGTTCTCGCCGCCGCGCACCCGCTCCCTGGGGCCGCCCTATCTGCGACGGGGTGGTTAGAGAAAAGTGAGCTTTGAATGGACAGCGGGAAACGCGAGCGGGCGACAGCGCTGGCAGTCCGGGAAGCTTGGCAGACGCGGGCGCGACGCCGATTCCCGCGCTCCCGCCGCTTCCGGAGCCAGCCTGCCACGACCgcttcctgccccgccccccggcccgaGCGCCGCCCGCTCCACAGTCTCTATGGTACCCAACTTCCGCCGCCCGCCACACCTCGCGAGACTTCGGCGGCGCAGCAATGGCGAGACCGTGAGTGCCGCTGACCGGAGTCAAGAGAACCGGCTGGGACAGGGTTGGGGCGAGATCGGGCCCTGGGGGACCGGACGGGTCAGGGCCCCCTGGGACGGAGCGGCGGCTGGAGGCGCGAGGCTCTTCCGGGCCCGGACAGCCGCCCTCGACTTAGCTCCCGCCTCTTCCCCAGATGCCGCGTCACTGCTCCGCCGCCGGCTGCTGCACAAGGGACACGCGCGAGACGCGCAACCGCGGCATCTCCTTCCACAGGTCGGCGCGCGTGCGTGCTCGTACGGgagttgggggggcggggggctcgCCGGCGCATGGGCTGGCGTTGCCCGCCGTGTGAGGCCGCGGCTGCGCATGCGTTCCGGGCAGTGCTCCGGTCCCGGCGAAGCTTGacgttgggggtggggaggagtgaaGGAGGCGGTCCCCGAGGAACCACCTCCAGTCGGGAAAGGGAGGACGGGCTTGGACCTGCTACTCCGTGACTCTTACCTACCAGATGGCGCTGAGCACGTTGCTTTTCTTGAGGCCTCGGTTTCCTTGTGTGTGCCCGGGCGTGCGGTGCTTACCCGGTGGCGTCACCGCGGGGTCTCGCGGCAGCATGTGCGGGGCCTGCCGGGCCTGTCTGCGGAGCTTGGGCAGCATGAGCCCAGGGCTGTGTACAGCTTGTTGCTCACGGGTTTGTGGTCCTGTAGACTTCCCAAGAAGGACAACCCGAGACGGGGCCTGTGGCTGGCCAACTGCCGGCGGCTGGATCCCAGCGGCCAGGGCCTGTGGGACCCGGCGTCGGAGTACATCTACTTCTGCTCCAAACACTTCGAGGAGAACTGCTTTGAGCTGGTGGGAATCAGGTGGGCCTTCCTGCCAGCCATCTCTGGGGCAGGGTGTGGGGCTTTGGGCAGATGGGGGCGGCTGTGGGTCCTGATGCCGAAGTCCCTTTAGCAAGTGGCATGAGGACAGCCTGCCAGGCAGGCAGACCTAGTTCCAGGGGTTTTCTCTTCCCATCTCTAGCCAGTAAAATCCACTCCCGAGTCACTGTGccagtaacaaaagcaaaaaacgtGAGCCTTTCGGAGGGTGGTGTTCAGAACCCCAGTCCTCCTAGCaagtccagaaataaaagaattctctTTGGCCAGTCAACCCAGCTCTGTCTGTGGAAACTTTCCACACACCTCAACTCTGAGGAGTCCTACAGGGAGTAGGGTGGTGTGACTGCCTAGCTTGCCGTTCCCCAGACTTCCTGTTTGCACAGTGCCTTCCAGCTTCCCACAGGCTAGTCCTGGGGAAGCGCCCTGGGGTGCTGGCCCCAGCTGGGGTAGGTTGGCCTGGGGAGGCAGCCCTGGTTCTCCAGCTCATTCGGGCTGCATTTCCCACAGTGGATATCACAGGCTGAAGGAAGGGGCAGTCCCCACCATATTCGAGTCTTTTTCCAAGTTGCGCCGGACAAGCAAGACCAAGGGGCACAGTTACCCACCTGGCCCCGCTGATGTCAGCCGGCTGCGACGATGCAGGAAGCGGTATGTGCTACAGGTGGGGGGatgcccactcccaccccaagGCTAAGGGACTGGGATTTAAGGTGTCAGCCAACAGTCTGCACAGAACCTGTGGAGCAGGTTCAGGTGCTGGGGGGTTCTGGTGCGCTGGCGGAGTGGGGTCCGGCAAGCCTTTAGCCTAGCctatcagtctctctctctctccccaccccagctgctCTGAGGGCCGAGGGGCCACAACTCCATTttctccacccccacctgctGATGTCACCTGCTTTCCAGTGGAAGAGGCCTCAGCACCTGCCACTTTGCCTGCCTCCCCAGCTGGGAGGCTGGAGCCCGGCCTTAGCAGCCCCTTCTCAGACCTCCTGGGCCCCCTGGGTGCCCAAGCAGATGAAGCAGGCTGTAGTGCCCAGCCCTCACCAGAGCAGCAGCCCTCCCCTCTCGAGCCACGGCCAGTGTCCCCCTCAGCCTACATGCTGCGCCTGCCGCCGCCCGCCGGAGCCTACATCCAGAATGAGCACAGCTACCAGGTGGGCAGTGCCCTACTCTGGAAGCGGCGGGCTGAGGCGGCCCTTGATGCCCTGGACAAGGCCCAGCGCCAGCTGCAGGCCTGCAAGCGGCGGGAGCAGAGGCTACGGCTGCGGCTGACCAAGCTGCAGCAGGAGCGGGCACGGGAAAAGCGAGCACAGGCGGATGCCCGCCAGACTCTGAAGGAGCATGTGCAGGACTTTGCCATGCAGCTGAGCAGCAGCATGGCCTGAGGGAGCGGCCGCCAGCCAGGCTGTGGCCTCCCTCAGAATCTGCCTGGAGAGGGACCTCACTTGAACTATATCCACCAGACCTGCCAGATGCCATAATAAAGTGGATTCTAGAAGGAGGCCCTGCTGTCTGGCTCCGCTAGGGACAGAAGCCTCTGTGGGTACTAGGCTTGTTCTCCCCAGTGGCTGCAGCCCCTGGGTCCAGCCACCCCTGCCCGTGCAGCTCCGTGCCACAGTTTCTCTGAAGGGGCAGGATGGTGTGAGTAGGGGCCGATGCTAGGAACTCTTTCCTTGGGACCTGAAACAGCCTTGCGTTTAAGCCAGCCAGTCCAGACTCGGTTCTTAGGCAGGGGCGCAGCAGGCTTCTGCTCACAAGCCCCCACCCCACCGGGCCTGtctccatctgaaaaatggaggcAATGGTGACAGTCATCAACTTCCTGGATGGGTATGCACAGCAGAGGTAGTGAGGCCCCAAGAGGCAGCCATTCTATAATAGTCCCTGCAAGTCTGGGAAGAGGTGGGTAGAGCTCGGGAGGCATGTGGGTcctggcctcagtgtcctcattttcCTTCCACTCAGGAACCTAGAAGGCCTCACCGCCGCTATGACTGGCGGGCAGCTTGGAGTGCAGGGTGACTGCAAGCATGACCTCCCTGCTGTGCCCAGGGAGCATGGTAGAATTGCTTCTGGCCCCAGCGACTGCTACACAATGTTCTGAAGTTTGGTTTTTAGGGCCTTTGGTGTGTAACTTTATTATGTCTGAGAGACAGTTGGGGGCCAGTTACAAGAGTGGGTGTAGAGCAGGATTTGCAGGTGGCAGTTCATGGAGGCCGCCCAGGGGTGTGGCAAGAGCCACATCTCATGGACACTCTGGGTGGGTGGCTCCATGGTCCCACCATGAGTGACTCTTATCCAGCCTGCCTGGCTGCCCACCCAGTCTGGCAGTTTTCCGGGCGCTGGCACACTGTCCACACTCGTGTCGCCCTCAGGGGAAGGCCCCCAGCTCAGCCTTCTGCCTCAGGTCCTGCTCCTTCCTCGTTTCCCAGCTCATCTTGCCCAGCCCACTTGCTGGTCTGCTGCCTGGCTTTACAGGTCTGCTGCCGTTGGCTACGGGTGCCCACCTCACCGTGCAGGGCCCCCGTCCAGCTGTATGCAGCCACCCGGGGCCCTACGGCCAGGGTGGCGGCTGTGGCCGTGTTTGTGTGGAGCACAGCCAGGGGAAGGAGATGAACTCTAAGACCAGGAGAGAGCAGCTCGTTTCCCCCAGGTGAGCTCTGGCTCTGTGGCAGCCGGGACAAAAAGAGTCTGGGAATCTTCTTCCCAGAAAGGCAGGACAAGGCCTCTGGCATCAGGGTAGACTCACACAGGACCTTCTCCAGGGCAACGGGAGAGTGCACTAGCCTGTCTGGCTCCCAGCCCAGTGGGAGGTCAGCCCCCCTTCCCAGGAGCCAACAGGATGCGCAGGAGCGAGGCAGAGCAccggggcaggggcagcctggaTGCCTCCCATGGTCCCTTCTCCCTCATGTGACTGGGTGGCCCCAGCTGGGGGCAAGGAGCTGTTGACAATATGGACAGAGAAACAGGCAAGACTGGCTGAATCCATGTCCAGAGGGCTGCCAAGCCATCGGGCCACAGAGCCAGTCCTCGGCTGACGGTGAGGAGCTGaaggccagaggctgggggcggAGACTGCTAGCGAGCCGTGTATGGTAGGTAGCACTGCTGTGGCTTTAATGGAGGCATGTCTATgacagaataaatatttagtgagggACATGGACGTGGGCGGCACCTCCGCTGACTTCTCCCTTTACCCAGCCCTGGGCCCCGATGTGCACACGGGTGGGCTGGGATCCTGCAGCCCCTCTGgaagccaggcccagcccagcacgGCTGAGCTGTTGGCTGGGAGCTGACCACAGGGCCCTTCACGCCAAAATTCACCTCTAGTCAGGCGACCTGCCCACCACGGGTCCCCGGTTACaagctgagggcaggaggaggggcccCTTACGCCGACCTCAGTGAGGGTGAGGTGGGGGCGGGTCAGCCCAGGTGAACTCCCTGGTAGGGCAGCAATTCTACCAAGCCCCCTCCGCCACACCTGGCATGCCAGGCCAGGGGGCCATGCCAAGCCCCGCAAAGCCCATGCCCAGGCCCTGCTGGGTGGGAGGCCCAAGGCCATGGCTCCCTAGTCTCTCCCCACTTCTGGGTACTGTCCCCATCACTGAGCCGTGGCCTCCCACCTGCACCTCCACTCCAGGAGAAGGGGCCGGCTGGGGCAGGGGTCTGCTTCACCATCTGCTCCCCATGGGACCTCGTCAGTGAAATGAAACATTTGGGACCCCTCTGGGCACCCCCACCCAGGGCCCGGCAGGTGCACCCCTCTGCTGCAGGCATGAGCGTGGCCGGTGCAGTCCTCGCAGGGGACAGGGCGGGCAGGCAGGTATGGCTGCTCTCCAGGCTGGGTGGGCACCACGGGGCCTCAGATGTCGGCGCCCAGCTCTGCGCACTGCTTGTCGGAGATGTGGGAGGCCAGGGAGTCTATGATGTCGAGCAGCAGCTGCTGGCTCAGTGACCGCAGCGTGGGCAGCTTGGAGACCTGCCGGGGCAACCAGAAGGGTGGAATCAGATGGGACTGGATCCACATGAGGGCCAGGTGGGCAGCAGAGTGCTCCGGGGCTGgacttgctcagggctcaggccgGCTCCGAGGACGAGGCTGAGCAGTGGCCAGTGGCAGGCTGCTCTGCTCAGCTCGTCCCCACGGCCCATGACTGCAGAGGACAGCCAGCGCccaggcacccctcccctgcctggccacGGCCATGCCAAGGGGGAACAGATCCTGAAGGGGAGGCCTCGGCCCTGACCTTGGTGAACTGGTGCACGATGATGTGCAGGCAGTGCCGCTTCATGTCCAGCGCCTGCGTCTTGTCGGCCGCCTCCAGGATCTGCAAGGGCAGGACCTTGAGGCGCTGGCCCCGCATTTGTGCCCTCCCGCCCCTCCCAACAGGCGCCGCGGAGCTACCTGCAGCACGTTCTGCACCGTCACGTTCATCTCCAGGTTCTGCTTGCAGTACGCCTGCAGCCGGTTGTTGTAGAAGCCGTAGTAGTAGGGGGCCGCGAACAGGTAGCTGGGGGCCGGTTAAGGAGCTGACAGCCACAGGAAGCCGGTCCTCACGCCCAgctgccctcctccctgtcctccccgggGAGGGTGCGGTGGCGCCCCTCGCCCACCGGGGCCGAGGCTCCGATCCAGCCCGGACACAGGCTCCCTCTCTAAGCGGGCTCGGAACCACCCAGTGGGTCAAAGGCTACAGTCAAGATCCAAGGAAAACCACAAAAAATGTCCCCAGAACTGCTCCAGGGCCCCACAGAACCCTACTGAAATGACGTACGAGGAGTCGCCCCACGTGTGTGCTGGCCTGTTGCAGAGCGATGGGGACCACGTGCTCCAGGCAATTGTGAGGGTCAAGAACCCACCCCTCCCTCTTGGCTGCAAACCCCTCCCAGCCGGCCTGAGTGCTTTGGGGACACCGATCCAGCACGGGCGCCGGCAAACCCTCCAGAGTGAGGCGCTGCGCCCAGGTCACCCGGCCAAGACAGGTCAGCCAGGCCTCAAAGCCACCCGAGGTGGGTGCCAGGACCCCTCAGCAGTGACCAGGAGTGCCCTCAGGGCACAAGGATGCAGCGAGTCCTCGGGGGGCATGTTGACCTCGCCGTAGTAGATGTAGCGCAGCATGGACTCGAAGGCCTGCCTGCTGGGCACCATCTCCCCGATGGAGATGTTCACCTGCCCGTCCTCGGGCATGAAGGACCGGAACATGGCCTCAAAGTAGCTGCGCACAGAGGGCCGCAGACGCGGCTGTCGGAGGAATGCAGCCAgcaccaggccctgccctgccctgccctcccctccggCACCCACCTGGAGCGGGCAGCCAGGATGGCCTTGTGGGCGGGCCGCGGGTGCCCATCCAGCAGCAGCGTGATGTCACAGAACTCCGCGCCCGCCCCCTCCAGGTA includes:
- the LOC138401892 gene encoding tubulin alpha-3 chain — protein: MRECISIHVGQAGVQIGNACWELYCLEHGIQPDGQMPSDKTIGGGDDSFNTFFSETGAGKHVPRAVFVDLEPTVVDEVRTGTYRQLFHPEQLITGKEDAANNYARGHYTIGKEIVDLVLDRIRKLADLCTGLQGFLIFHSFGGGTGSGFASLLMERLSVDYGKKSKLEFAIYPAPQVSTAVVEPYNSILTTHTTLEHSDCAFMVDNEAIYDICRRNLDIERPTYTNLNRLIGQIVSSITASLRFDGALNVDLTEFQTNLVPYPRIHFPLATYAPVISAEKAYHEQLSVAEITNACFEPANQMVKCDPRHGKYMACCMLYRGDVVPKDVNAAIATIKTKRTIQFVDWCPTGFKVGINYQPPTVVPGGDLAKVQRAVCMLSNTTAIAEAWARLDHKFDLMYAKRAFVHWYVGEGMEEGEFSEAREDLAALEKDYEEVGVDSVEAEAEEGEEY
- the THAP7 gene encoding THAP domain-containing protein 7; amino-acid sequence: MPRHCSAAGCCTRDTRETRNRGISFHRLPKKDNPRRGLWLANCRRLDPSGQGLWDPASEYIYFCSKHFEENCFELVGISGYHRLKEGAVPTIFESFSKLRRTSKTKGHSYPPGPADVSRLRRCRKRCSEGRGATTPFSPPPPADVTCFPVEEASAPATLPASPAGRLEPGLSSPFSDLLGPLGAQADEAGCSAQPSPEQQPSPLEPRPVSPSAYMLRLPPPAGAYIQNEHSYQVGSALLWKRRAEAALDALDKAQRQLQACKRREQRLRLRLTKLQQERAREKRAQADARQTLKEHVQDFAMQLSSSMA